One genomic window of Desulfotomaculum sp. includes the following:
- a CDS encoding NAD+ synthase — MKIALAQLNPTIGNIKHNAAKISRIIKICRNKNVDLAIFPELALTGYPPRDLLFREDFLKEVEFALDKYIIPYSDEVAIIVGAPIRENGDLYNSALLYTHGSLAGRQDKTLLPDYDVFDESRYFKSGDNHKPVLFKGVKFGLTVCEDVWNDKDYWNRHLYPIDPVEKLIEEEADLIINISASPYHYSKINLRLDMLQKMAQKYGKPFIYVNQIGGNDELIFDGTSFAVNSSGTVAHRAGSFCEDLIFLEYENNNIEAGNLHITGENIFPGSRKYYSPLPEDIGNVYYALVLGIRDYLSKTGFTKAVVGLSGGIDSSVTAVLAADALGKDNVLGVAMPTSYSSTGSLTDARGLAKNLGISYREIPIQSLFADYLNFLNEEGACLSDLAEENLQARIRGNILMFISNREGYLTLSTGNKSELAVGYCTLYGDMSGGLAVISDLPKTMVYKLASFINRNQEIIPADVLTKPPSAELKPGQVDQDSLPPYDALDEILQTYIEQDKTADEIVALGYDPSVVREIIRKVNKSEFKRKQAAPGLKITSRAFGMGRRMPTAWQKSY, encoded by the coding sequence ATGAAAATTGCTTTGGCACAGCTCAATCCCACAATCGGCAATATAAAACATAACGCAGCTAAAATCTCTCGTATAATCAAAATCTGCCGCAACAAAAATGTTGATTTGGCAATTTTTCCGGAACTGGCTTTGACGGGTTACCCGCCCCGTGACCTTTTGTTTCGCGAAGACTTCTTAAAAGAGGTCGAGTTTGCTCTTGATAAATATATAATCCCCTACAGTGATGAAGTGGCGATTATTGTCGGCGCGCCGATCAGGGAAAACGGGGATCTTTATAATTCAGCTCTGCTTTACACCCATGGATCTTTGGCAGGCCGTCAGGACAAGACACTCCTCCCAGACTACGACGTTTTTGACGAAAGCAGGTATTTCAAGTCGGGCGACAATCACAAACCTGTTTTATTTAAGGGAGTTAAATTCGGTTTAACTGTCTGTGAAGACGTTTGGAACGACAAGGACTACTGGAACAGACACCTCTATCCTATTGACCCCGTTGAAAAACTAATTGAAGAGGAAGCGGATTTGATTATCAACATTTCCGCTTCCCCGTATCATTACAGTAAAATTAACCTGCGCCTGGACATGCTTCAAAAAATGGCCCAAAAATATGGCAAACCTTTTATTTATGTAAACCAGATTGGAGGAAACGACGAGCTTATTTTTGACGGGACCAGTTTTGCGGTAAATTCGAGCGGAACAGTCGCTCACCGGGCAGGCAGCTTTTGTGAGGACCTGATCTTCCTGGAATATGAAAATAACAATATTGAAGCAGGGAATCTCCACATAACAGGAGAGAATATTTTCCCCGGATCCAGAAAATACTATTCTCCCCTTCCTGAAGATATAGGAAACGTCTACTATGCCCTGGTTCTTGGAATTCGCGATTACTTGTCAAAAACAGGCTTTACCAAAGCTGTTGTTGGACTTAGCGGGGGAATCGATTCATCGGTTACTGCGGTTTTGGCCGCGGATGCGCTGGGCAAGGACAATGTGCTGGGAGTGGCGATGCCCACTTCCTATTCATCAACCGGCAGTCTTACCGATGCCCGGGGACTTGCTAAAAACCTCGGCATATCTTACAGGGAGATACCCATTCAAAGTTTGTTTGCCGACTATCTCAATTTTCTCAACGAAGAAGGCGCATGCCTTTCCGATTTAGCCGAAGAGAATCTCCAGGCCCGTATCCGCGGCAATATCCTGATGTTTATATCAAACCGGGAAGGTTACCTCACTCTGTCCACAGGAAATAAATCAGAACTGGCGGTAGGCTACTGTACTTTGTACGGGGATATGTCAGGCGGACTGGCGGTAATCTCAGACCTGCCCAAGACAATGGTCTATAAACTCGCCTCATTTATCAACCGCAATCAAGAAATTATCCCTGCCGATGTCCTGACAAAACCGCCCTCAGCTGAATTAAAGCCGGGACAGGTTGACCAGGATTCTCTTCCGCCTTACGACGCGCTTGATGAAATCCTCCAGACATATATCGAACAGGATAAAACCGCCGATGAGATAGTTGCTTTGGGATACGATCCGTCCGTTGTCAGAGAGATTATCCGGAAAGTTAACAAGTCTGAGTTCAAGCGGAAGCAGGCTGCGCCAGGCTTGAAAATAACTTCCAGGGCTTTCGGTATGGGCAGGCGCATGCCCACCGCCTGGCAGAAAAGTTATTAA
- a CDS encoding protease HtpX, protein MNNFKAWLLMGLLTILLVLIGNLINGRSGALLFFIIALAMNFFSYFFSDRIAISMTRSKPVAEHEAPELYDIIRNLTARAGLPMPKVYITPSSQPNAFATGRNPAHSAVAVTEGLMQVLNRSEIEGVLAHELAHVKNRDVLIGTIAATIAGAITMIANMLQWGLIFGGGDDDNDNGFLGLAATLLMIILAPLAATLIQLSISRTREFQADASGARIAGQAGGLANALLKLERSANRIPMQVNPAASHMFIVNPLSGASFTRLFSTHPPIAERVRRLEELKL, encoded by the coding sequence GTGAACAACTTTAAAGCCTGGTTATTGATGGGGTTGCTTACAATCCTGCTGGTTTTAATCGGAAATCTGATCAATGGCAGATCCGGAGCTTTGCTTTTCTTTATTATTGCGCTGGCAATGAACTTTTTCAGCTACTTTTTCAGTGACCGGATAGCTATTTCGATGACCAGGTCAAAACCCGTGGCCGAACATGAGGCGCCCGAGCTTTACGATATAATACGCAATTTAACCGCGCGTGCGGGTCTGCCGATGCCCAAGGTTTACATCACACCTTCGTCTCAGCCCAACGCCTTCGCCACAGGCCGCAATCCTGCGCATTCCGCCGTGGCGGTTACCGAGGGATTGATGCAGGTACTGAACCGAAGTGAAATAGAAGGTGTTCTTGCGCACGAACTTGCCCATGTAAAGAACCGTGATGTCCTGATTGGAACAATCGCGGCGACGATAGCCGGCGCTATAACCATGATCGCCAATATGCTTCAGTGGGGCCTTATCTTCGGCGGGGGCGACGATGATAACGACAACGGTTTCCTTGGCCTTGCCGCTACTTTGCTGATGATTATCCTGGCGCCGCTGGCGGCGACTTTAATTCAGCTTTCTATTTCAAGAACGAGGGAATTCCAGGCGGACGCCTCGGGAGCGCGCATAGCGGGACAGGCCGGAGGGCTGGCCAACGCCCTGTTAAAACTGGAACGGAGCGCTAACCGCATCCCGATGCAGGTTAACCCCGCCGCCTCGCACATGTTCATTGTCAACCCGCTTTCCGGCGCATCATTTACCCGCCTTTTCAGCACCCATCCGCCGATTGCGGAGCGTGTCAGAAGGCTGGAGGAACTCAAGCTTTAA
- a CDS encoding electron transfer flavoprotein subunit alpha: MAKGIFVFAEVKDGKVKKVTYELLCAARKAANALGEEVCAIMAGKGVSGLAAALGEYGADKVFVAESDALEKFTTDAFTNVIGSILQEQQPSAFLLGFSIRGRDLAAQLAQRLGTGAASDCINVEVENGQLVFTRPIYAGKAVIKVSIPEARPAIATIRPNVLPIDAPAAGKTAEVVAVSANVGDVRQVIKDIVLQVSSRPELTEADVIVSGGRGMKGPENFPILEALADVVGAAVGASRAAVDAGWVPQSIQVGQTGKTVSPTLYIACGISGAIQHLAGMGSSKCIVAVNKDPEANIFKVADFGIVGDLFNVVPILTAEFKKILA; this comes from the coding sequence ATGGCAAAAGGAATTTTTGTATTTGCAGAGGTTAAAGACGGAAAAGTAAAAAAGGTAACTTATGAATTGTTATGTGCGGCGCGCAAAGCAGCCAACGCATTGGGCGAGGAAGTATGCGCGATTATGGCCGGGAAAGGCGTTTCCGGATTAGCCGCCGCTCTTGGCGAATACGGCGCCGATAAAGTATTTGTCGCAGAGAGCGACGCTTTGGAAAAGTTTACTACCGATGCGTTTACGAACGTAATTGGATCCATACTGCAAGAGCAGCAGCCCAGCGCCTTCCTGTTAGGTTTTTCAATTCGCGGCCGTGATTTGGCGGCACAGTTGGCCCAGCGTCTGGGGACCGGCGCAGCAAGCGACTGCATTAACGTTGAAGTAGAAAACGGGCAGCTTGTTTTCACCCGTCCCATTTATGCCGGTAAGGCTGTCATTAAAGTATCCATTCCGGAAGCTCGTCCGGCTATCGCAACAATACGTCCCAATGTTCTGCCGATAGACGCCCCCGCGGCCGGCAAAACAGCCGAGGTTGTGGCTGTTTCAGCAAATGTCGGAGATGTCCGCCAGGTTATCAAGGACATCGTGCTCCAGGTAAGTTCCCGCCCCGAGCTCACTGAGGCTGATGTTATTGTTTCAGGCGGCCGCGGCATGAAGGGCCCGGAGAACTTCCCCATCCTGGAAGCTTTAGCCGATGTAGTCGGCGCTGCTGTGGGCGCTTCCCGCGCAGCTGTCGATGCGGGTTGGGTTCCTCAGAGCATTCAGGTCGGACAGACTGGAAAAACAGTCTCCCCGACACTTTATATTGCCTGCGGTATCTCAGGAGCTATCCAGCACCTTGCTGGAATGGGTTCATCCAAATGCATCGTTGCGGTTAACAAGGATCCGGAAGCCAACATCTTCAAAGTAGCCGATTTCGGTATTGTCGGAGACCTTTTCAATGTTGTGCCGATTCTTACTGCTGAATTTAAAAAGATCTTAGCTTAA
- a CDS encoding transcriptional regulator — translation MTKIESVLRPGKLEDVKNELGKFGIKGMTVTQVIGCGLQKGHTEVYRGAEYNINLIPKIKVEIVIRDEDVDKVVNLISKAARTGQTGDGKIFIYPVTDAVRIRTGEKGNDAI, via the coding sequence ATGACCAAGATAGAAAGCGTTTTACGCCCGGGAAAGCTGGAGGATGTGAAGAACGAACTGGGCAAATTCGGTATCAAGGGTATGACCGTAACTCAAGTAATTGGCTGCGGTCTGCAGAAGGGACACACTGAAGTATACAGGGGCGCTGAATATAATATCAATCTTATTCCCAAAATAAAGGTTGAAATTGTAATCAGGGATGAAGATGTCGACAAAGTAGTAAATCTTATTTCCAAGGCTGCGCGCACCGGGCAGACAGGAGACGGTAAGATATTTATCTATCCTGTGACCGATGCTGTTCGTATCCGGACAGGTGAAAAGGGAAACGACGCCATTTAG
- a CDS encoding ammonia channel protein — protein sequence MKKSLMRSVLPLAIMFLLITPGLAGASQEAAIDTGDTAFVMISAALVLIMTPGLALFYGGMVRRKNVLSILMQCFIIMCLVSVQWVLFGYSFAFGPDLGHLIGSLKWAGLSGVGQSPFPDYSATIPHQVFMLFQLMFAIITVGLIIGSFAERMRFPAFLVFALLWTTIVYDPLAHWVWGVGGWLRNLGALDFAGGTVVHISSGVSGLIAALILGRRKGYGSEPILPHYLPMTVLGAALLWFGWFGFNAGSALAANGLAASAFMVTNTAAAMAALSWVFAEWIHHGKPTMLGAVSGSVAGLVAITPGSGFVGPMSALAIGLVAGIICYLAVSVLKTRFGYDDSLDVFGVHGVGGTWGALATGLFASTAVNPAGANGLFFGNPGQLLIQLTSVVATWVFAAVLTTVILKAISLVTRLRVSEDDEEQGLDLSQHGEDSFADLVIGAPAIHSFSFMEDRATVLKESSAGIQH from the coding sequence ATGAAAAAATCTTTGATGAGATCTGTTCTTCCTTTGGCAATTATGTTTTTATTAATTACTCCGGGTTTGGCTGGAGCAAGCCAGGAGGCGGCAATTGATACGGGGGATACCGCGTTTGTTATGATCAGCGCGGCGCTGGTTCTGATTATGACGCCTGGATTAGCACTGTTTTATGGGGGTATGGTCCGCAGAAAAAATGTCCTGAGTATTTTGATGCAATGTTTTATTATTATGTGCCTCGTTTCTGTACAATGGGTTTTATTCGGTTATAGCTTTGCATTCGGACCGGATCTGGGTCATCTAATCGGTTCTTTAAAATGGGCTGGTTTGAGCGGGGTTGGTCAAAGCCCGTTTCCCGACTATTCGGCTACTATTCCGCACCAGGTTTTCATGCTCTTTCAGCTCATGTTTGCAATCATCACTGTCGGGCTGATCATCGGATCTTTTGCCGAGAGGATGCGCTTTCCGGCATTTCTGGTATTTGCTTTGCTCTGGACGACAATTGTGTATGATCCCCTGGCGCACTGGGTCTGGGGTGTCGGAGGATGGCTGCGTAACCTGGGCGCACTGGATTTTGCCGGAGGGACGGTTGTTCATATCAGTTCCGGAGTATCCGGTTTGATCGCTGCGCTTATTTTAGGCCGGCGCAAAGGATACGGCAGCGAGCCTATCCTGCCGCACTACCTGCCGATGACTGTGCTTGGGGCTGCCTTGCTCTGGTTCGGCTGGTTCGGGTTTAATGCGGGGAGCGCTCTGGCGGCCAACGGTCTTGCTGCAAGCGCCTTCATGGTAACAAATACTGCAGCGGCAATGGCTGCGCTCTCCTGGGTATTTGCCGAGTGGATTCATCACGGCAAACCGACCATGCTGGGAGCAGTCAGCGGTAGTGTCGCTGGTCTGGTAGCCATAACTCCGGGTTCCGGATTTGTTGGTCCAATGTCAGCGCTGGCAATCGGTCTGGTTGCCGGGATCATCTGTTATTTAGCTGTGAGTGTTTTGAAAACCCGCTTTGGTTATGATGATTCTTTGGACGTATTTGGGGTGCACGGTGTTGGAGGTACCTGGGGCGCGCTGGCGACAGGATTATTCGCTTCCACGGCAGTCAATCCGGCCGGGGCAAACGGCTTGTTTTTCGGCAACCCGGGGCAGCTTCTGATTCAGCTTACCAGCGTAGTAGCAACCTGGGTTTTTGCCGCAGTTCTCACTACCGTGATTTTGAAAGCAATAAGCCTGGTAACCCGGCTCAGGGTGAGTGAAGATGATGAAGAACAAGGTCTGGATCTTAGCCAGCACGGCGAGGATAGTTTTGCAGATCTGGTTATCGGCGCTCCTGCAATACACAGCTTTTCTTTTATGGAAGACAGAGCGACGGTTTTAAAGGAATCATCCGCAGGCATTCAACATTAG
- the asnB gene encoding asparagine synthase (glutamine-hydrolyzing) encodes MCGITGWIDWGTDLTFKQPVVEEMNKTHSFRGPDAAGIWVSPTAVLAHRRLTVVDPEGGGQPMVRQSGANKYILVYNGELYNTAELRQELESRGYMFEGYSDTEALLFSFIEWGAGCLRRFNGIFAFAIWDESRRRLFCARDRLGVKPFFYAQRGSAFLFGSELKSLLAHPLVEPEIDAQGLAEIFVMGPARTPGCGVFRGIEELKPGYCLICHQDGIQPRQYWSLESRPFEDTLTNGVNKVYELLEDTVNRQLVSDVPVCVFLSGGLDSSAISAFASDVYARSGRSPLHTYSIDYLENDLYFKPNYFQPDPDTQWALMVSGYLGTKHHHVTINTPGLVDALTRAVTARDLPGMADIDASLYLFSKEIKKDATVALSGECADEIFGGYPWLHNERDLNAETFPWIRMVPERANILSTEIRGLIKPQEYVARRFEEAVGEVPFLPGEDPLEARSRKMLFLTMTRFMPMLLDRKDRMSMAAGLEVRVPFCDHRLVEYAWNIPWLMKSCDNMEKGILRRALAGVLPEQVLLRKKSPYPKTHHPDYLAAVRNLLAETINDPASPLGRLLDRSALDKIIATDAACFNPAWFSQLMGGAQLFAYLIQVDFWLREYKVSIKA; translated from the coding sequence ATGTGTGGGATAACGGGCTGGATAGATTGGGGGACAGATCTGACTTTTAAACAACCTGTTGTTGAAGAGATGAATAAAACACACTCTTTTCGCGGACCGGACGCCGCCGGAATTTGGGTATCTCCCACAGCTGTCCTGGCTCACCGCAGGTTGACTGTTGTCGATCCGGAAGGCGGGGGGCAGCCTATGGTCCGGCAAAGCGGCGCCAATAAATATATCCTGGTCTATAACGGGGAACTGTATAATACTGCTGAACTGCGTCAGGAACTGGAATCCCGCGGCTACATGTTCGAAGGGTATTCGGATACTGAAGCGCTTCTGTTCTCCTTTATTGAATGGGGCGCCGGTTGTTTACGGCGTTTTAACGGGATTTTTGCCTTTGCCATCTGGGATGAGTCCAGGCGGAGGCTTTTTTGCGCCCGTGACCGGCTGGGAGTAAAACCATTCTTTTACGCTCAACGCGGCAGCGCTTTTCTGTTCGGATCGGAGCTGAAATCCCTGCTTGCTCATCCGCTGGTTGAACCCGAGATAGACGCTCAAGGCTTGGCCGAGATATTTGTGATGGGACCCGCCAGGACCCCCGGATGCGGCGTATTCCGGGGGATTGAAGAACTTAAACCGGGATACTGCCTTATCTGTCATCAGGACGGTATTCAACCGCGGCAGTACTGGTCTCTGGAAAGCAGGCCGTTTGAAGATACCCTGACTAATGGTGTAAATAAGGTGTACGAACTTCTGGAAGATACGGTAAACCGTCAGCTGGTTTCGGATGTGCCTGTTTGTGTATTTCTTTCCGGCGGTCTAGACTCAAGCGCAATTTCGGCTTTTGCCTCAGATGTTTATGCACGGTCCGGAAGGAGTCCTCTGCATACCTACTCGATAGATTATCTAGAAAATGACCTCTATTTCAAGCCGAACTACTTCCAGCCGGATCCCGACACGCAGTGGGCTTTGATGGTTTCCGGTTATCTCGGAACAAAGCATCACCATGTGACTATCAATACTCCCGGGTTGGTGGATGCGCTAACCAGGGCCGTGACGGCCCGCGACCTGCCCGGCATGGCTGATATTGACGCTTCTTTATATTTATTCAGCAAGGAAATAAAAAAGGATGCTACGGTAGCGTTGTCCGGAGAGTGCGCGGATGAAATTTTCGGAGGATATCCATGGCTGCACAACGAAAGAGATCTCAACGCCGAAACTTTTCCCTGGATACGCATGGTTCCCGAGCGGGCAAACATACTTTCTACCGAAATCCGAGGACTTATCAAGCCTCAGGAATATGTCGCCCGCAGATTTGAAGAGGCAGTAGGGGAAGTACCCTTTTTACCGGGAGAGGATCCTTTGGAAGCGAGATCACGCAAAATGCTCTTCCTTACGATGACGAGGTTTATGCCTATGCTCCTGGACCGGAAGGACCGGATGAGCATGGCTGCCGGTCTTGAAGTGCGCGTTCCTTTCTGTGATCACCGTCTGGTGGAGTATGCCTGGAATATTCCCTGGCTGATGAAAAGCTGCGACAACATGGAAAAAGGCATCTTACGCCGGGCGCTGGCCGGTGTCCTGCCTGAACAAGTACTTTTGCGCAAGAAAAGCCCCTATCCTAAAACACATCACCCGGATTACCTCGCGGCTGTCCGTAATTTGCTGGCGGAAACCATCAACGATCCTGCCTCACCGCTGGGGCGCCTGCTTGACCGGTCTGCCCTGGATAAAATAATAGCCACCGATGCGGCATGCTTTAACCCGGCGTGGTTCAGCCAGTTAATGGGCGGCGCGCAGCTTTTTGCCTACCTGATCCAGGTTGATTTCTGGCTGCGGGAATATAAGGTTTCGATTAAAGCTTGA
- a CDS encoding electron transfer flavoprotein subunit beta, which yields MKILVLLKQTFDTEAKISIEGGKISRSGVSMIINAYDEFAVEEALKIKESLGGEVTVVSTGDDGVQDALRQALAMGADKAVLINPGTDDVDEFTAATVLAKAVSGMEYDLILAGWRAVDDGSAQVAGRVAEILGIPIAKLASKIDVEAGKATATCEIEGGTEVIELPLPAIITAQKGLNEPRYPSMKGIMQAKKKPMDKKGLGDLGLDAGAVAAKVKVLSVSLPAARAAGKVFDGEPADTSAAVVKALREEAKVI from the coding sequence ATGAAGATTTTAGTCTTATTGAAACAAACTTTTGATACGGAAGCAAAAATTTCGATAGAAGGCGGTAAGATCAGCCGCTCTGGTGTCAGCATGATCATCAACGCCTATGATGAATTTGCTGTTGAAGAAGCCCTGAAAATTAAGGAAAGTTTAGGCGGAGAAGTTACAGTAGTCAGCACAGGGGACGATGGGGTACAGGATGCCCTGCGGCAGGCTCTGGCCATGGGCGCAGACAAGGCTGTTCTTATTAATCCGGGGACTGACGATGTAGATGAATTTACAGCAGCAACCGTTTTGGCGAAGGCTGTTTCCGGAATGGAATACGACCTTATTCTTGCCGGCTGGCGTGCTGTTGACGACGGTTCAGCTCAGGTAGCGGGCCGTGTGGCGGAAATCCTTGGAATTCCTATTGCCAAATTGGCTTCCAAGATAGATGTTGAAGCGGGCAAAGCGACGGCGACCTGCGAAATAGAAGGCGGCACTGAAGTAATCGAACTGCCTCTGCCGGCGATTATTACCGCTCAAAAAGGCTTGAATGAGCCCCGTTATCCTTCCATGAAAGGCATTATGCAGGCTAAAAAGAAGCCCATGGATAAGAAGGGCTTAGGCGATCTCGGCCTGGATGCCGGCGCAGTTGCGGCTAAAGTAAAGGTACTGAGTGTTTCCCTTCCCGCGGCAAGGGCGGCGGGCAAAGTTTTTGACGGTGAGCCTGCTGACACCTCAGCGGCAGTGGTAAAAGCTTTGCGCGAAGAAGCAAAAGTTATCTAA